One window of the Choristoneura fumiferana chromosome 18, NRCan_CFum_1, whole genome shotgun sequence genome contains the following:
- the LOC141437962 gene encoding uncharacterized protein — protein sequence MRPEIVILFLIGFVALCNAFPEPQGEVEARGKKKKIALFVYFADIILKKFFVLKLVYAFVFWLIIHKAGYFLSWFVSYLKEKKQEYHHSHEHDHYGPHHHYEHGPSYGPSYGPSYGPYKRKTY from the exons ATGCGTCCTgagattgttattttatttttaattggtttTGTGGCATTATGTAATGCGTTTCCTGAGCCACAGGGCGAAGTCGAAGCGAggggaaaaaaaaagaaaatcgcTTTATTTG TGTACTTTGCTGATATCATCCTAAAGAAGTTCTTCGTCCTCAAACTGGTCTACGCCTTCGTCTTCTGGCTTATCATCCACAAGGCCGGCTACTTCCTCAGCTGGTTCGTGAGTTATCTCAAAGAGAAGAAGCAGGAGTACCACCATAGCCATGAGCACGACCACTACGGGCCGCACCACCATTACGAACATGGGCCTAGTTATGGGCCAAGTTACGGACCAAGCTATGGGCCTTATAAAAGAAAGACTTATTAG